TttacaaagactgaagtgtatATATTCGAAAATTTCAGTTAAAATTTCCATGTTTGTGTTGGAATCGAAAGTTTAATTCAATaccacacacgcacacacacatattaaaatGGTAGTATATTAAGTAATCTCATCACAAAATGAAGGATTCATTGATTTTCATAGAGCAACGTATGAcacaatttgcatatgtaaatgaAGAGCTGAATATATGAATGAGTAGCATTAAGCTGATCACACAAAACATGTTATTCCATATAGCTTTATTTGTCGAATCACACAATTCAGGACACATTTACTTAGTACGTATTACTTTTTGTAATgagaaaaatataaattgaGAGTATTTGGGAAATACCTTAAAgcaatatattgtttattaaCGAAGTATTTAACTATCAGATCTATTGACAAGCTGGGGGAGAACAAACCGAAACTTTAAATGAACACTTCAACATTAGATCACATTCCTTTCCAATTtatccaaagtaactatattgtaatCTCTCCTATTGATTATTGGAACCATAAACAACATATTCTCCATTCCAAGAGATCGTCTACATTACTACTTATCAAGTAATACAAGATAGCTACTGGTGATAAATAGCGAGAAATGGTGATTTGAAAACATTTGGGCCATTCAAACTTGGACGTGACGTTATTCAAATTAATGACAACTTGTTGATAATGTGAAGTATAATAATGAATTTAGCTCTATAGGCAGAGATTTGGATTACTTTCGTTTTTCTACATGTGTAACATCAATTGTAGTCTATACAGTAATAATTCCTGCAACACTCAATTATTAATCGTACATCATTGGTCGACAGGTCTTTAAGTATACATATAAAACTTCGTTAGGTTTTGACCCCCACACGGGATGTCTCCTCCAGGGTAAAGAAATGTTTATCTAATTTCCGATGTATGCAGTGGTGGTGAATAAACAAACGTCGGTgaataaagttgaaaatataCACTAAAGCACTTGTCGATCTCCTTTATCTCACCCGAATTGACCAATCTCAAGTCCGTGTCTACCAATTGATTTATCAGTGTAGTTGGAGTGACCATAGTAATCACTAGTTTGTAAGATAtaccatgacagggcgccctcacaggACGTATCTAACAGTCAAAGTTATCACAGGCTCGTATGTCACTACGTAAATGTTAAGGCCAAATATTAATTCAAATAAATTTGTGTTGATAACAAATGAATTTACATAAtgcaaattattataatttggCCTGAGAGGGCGCATAGAATGTTTCATTCGAAAGTATAGAATGACGTGTTTGGGCTTTAGTGTATGACATTATGAATGGTTTATATTACTTCATTTTAAATACAAAGTATACAGTTCGCTATACATGGCTTGAATTATTTTtagtaaatttaaaacaattcaTTTACAAATTGCCTCActataattttaatttaaacattatttatatattattttttttctcaaaacaaGCAATATTGACAGGTATCTGCTTGATAAGGTAATTGTCAGTGTTTAGAATTTATTTGTTCTGTAACATTTACGATGATGAAATTAGAAAATATCGAAAGAATTAAGAAGATAGATTTTTTGTAGATTTTGCTTCGATTCATTTTACGTTCAAATAGCTGTAATTTCATACTCATGAATTATAAAATACTGGAAAGAATTCATCCAGACTGTTACAGTGGTCATTTGCATGAACattgggtatttagtttgttttttcaatttatgaaacaatttcatcaagtcaatgtgaaacaacatattccaagtcctttttttaattcaataaattgcaaaggcaatttaaaaaaatgtttgttgttgtacgtacaataacaaacttttttttttacacattttaaagctttttgcaatgtattgagttacacaaACACTTAATTAggcaatgttgtttcatatcaatttttcaagtaggaaaacatgttaaattgttttataaattaaacatctaaaataaatactcaatctcCATCCATATGTTCACTTTAATTGACATATCCACCTGAAAACCTATATCCGTGGTATGAACCAACAGACAAACTTACCAGTGTTATAGAACAGTGCTTATTTAATTAGGTTCAGTTCTTAGCCATTAATCTTTTCTCAAATCCTTTTTATTCACAAATAATGCTCATACATCCTATGCAAATATGCTAATAACAGGCAAACTCTTTAAAGCCCCTGAGCCATGTAAATGTCCATTCTACACATAATGgcttatgaaatatatatatatatatatatatatatatatatatatatatatatatatatatatatatatatatatatatatatatatatataagttaacgaaagtcaaatttgaaaatatcgaTAGAAGATAAAGggataatgtatgtatatatgtatgtatgtatgtatgtatgtatgtatgtatgtatgtatgtatgtatgtatgtatgtatgtatgtattgtgatTTCCCGAGTCATACATGCAGCAGGCTGTTCTGATACATATAGTCTCTGGGTTTATCTGATTGATTGTAGAATATTTAACAATGTATAATTCATTTTTGATATCAAAGTCTCAAGTAACTTTCCTATCGTCCTGTGCAAGATTACTGATATTTTTGTGTCAATATTTGGTCGCAAGGCAGACTTATATCAGGATGTATTTGATTAATCCTCTGCTTATTTGCTTTTAATTTCATTGCCATTGGAGTtttcttcatttgaatatttcagtGAACCGTTTATCTTTGTATAGTCTTCCTTTAAGAATTCGGGCTTAGGTGAtaactgaaaagaaacataGAAAAACGTCTTTTAGACATTACCATTACAAAGAGTATGTAGAGATAAGACaaagaaagaaacagagacaggtACAGAAgcaaagagacagagagagacagatagatagagacagacagacagaggtgCAGATAGAAAGACAGGCAAGCAGGCATATATAAGgacagacagaccaacagagagagcgagagagagagagagatagagagagagagagagagagagagagagagagagagagagagagagagagagagagagcgaatTTACAGACATATTGAGTCAAACTTTGAAGAGACAGATAGTGAACGAGAAAGACTGAAACAGTTAGCAACAGTGTGACAGAGGgggacacagatagacagacagacagacgaactaacaaagaaacaaacaaacaaacaaacaaacaaacaaacaaacaaacaaacaaacaaacacaaaacagaactgaattttacatttttgtaagcAGCTGTCAACATTATACACTATCTGTGTGTTGTGTGGCAACTACTGGCAGTTCATGAAATGTCTTTTTTGACATGACAGTTGTGTATTATTCAAGATATATTTCTATATCACTAGTCACTAAAATTGTAAAACTTTGTGACAAATTTCAAATTGCATTAAAATTTCACCATCTGGAAGgaatataaaataaaaccaCGCGTCCAGTTTTCAAGAATGTCATGATACCTGGACATTTTTGCTAAAGtcttattttcgctaatttcgctagAAAataaaaacgcaaaaataaatagtgactaaaatgtcttcttgtacatgaacacaatttaCCAGGcttgtaattagtaaaaataagtaatgaCTAAAATAaattcttgtacatgaacacaatgtaccagtctcgtaattagtaaaaataaataatgactaaaataccttcttgtatatgaacacaatatgCCAGCATGGTagttaataaaaataaacatgaaaacaatgtaccaGGCTCGTAATTAGTAAACATAAATCtctgagaactagctgaagactataAAATCACAATATATTCTAGTAACTAAAATGTAAAGATTTACAGtatcaaaacatgaaatattccTTACCCACTGAACTATGATGAACAACAGGAGTATGACACAATTGGCAAAAGCAAAACCAATAAATGTTTTTACAGCACCATACGAATCAATAAATAATCCACCTACAATACTTCCAACGCCAAGACCAAGACCCCAGTAAGCTCCATGAAGGATTCCCTGGACGGTAGCAAACGAGTCACAGGGTACAACTAATGCCATATATGACGTCAGGGCAACCCAACTTGCAGCAAAACTAATACCTGGGAAAAAACAATGAAAGCTGTTTACGGTTTAAGCGAGATGATCAAATATGCCAATGCTTAAGCTTGgataatttatctttttttagtttaattatttatatatgcTAATTTTTTGTCATTCTTTTTTATAATTACAACTGCTATCATTCTAGTAGAaaagagtatatatatatatatatatatatatatatctgtgtgtgtgtgtgtgtgtctgtgtctgcgtctgtgtctctgtgtgtatgtttatgtgtggtggtggtggtagtggtggtgacggcagcagcagcagcagcagtagtagcagcagtagtagtagtagtagtagtagtagtagtagtagcagtagtagcagATATATTCTATATGCTAAATTCTCATGATAATCCCAATGAAGCAGCATAATAAGAAAAtgataaacaataataataataataatgaatgaatgaatgaatgaatgaatgaatgaatgaatgaatgaatgaatgaaataattcaattcaattcaattcaattcaattcaattcaattcaattcaattcaatatatatattgtatttaccTTGTAAAATTTCGACTGGCAAAACCCACCATGGATTAGATAGATAAGCATATGCAATAAATCTAATTATGTAACTTGCCAACCCTAGACATAAAATACCAATGTGACCAACCGTAGCAATAATGTGATGACTTATAAAAAATGTACCAATCTCTGACGTGGTGTCAACGAGACTAGCTGTACCCATTAGCAGTTGTGATGCACCTAGAAGTTAAAGAAATGAGGTGGACGTTGAAAAATGAGAGTTGTATATGAATGAGTTAACacttaaacacacacacacacacacacacacacacacacatacatacatacatacatacatacatacgtattcTTTCCATGGTGAAAGTAAATCACCGATATGAAGTGATTTTCATTCTACATGAATAGACCCCTACGGAAATTATAATAATTGAGGTCGTTATGGGTCACTGGTATATATCATGTgacatgatctaagccaatcactgaaggctgtatgaaagTAATGTGTTGTAGaatgacattaattttaaaGATTAACTTACCTATATTTTCAAGATGCCAGTAAAGAAAACCAAATATGAGACCAGTACTTGTGCCCATGAAAAATGAAACCATTAGAACGGAGATGTGATTGACGGTACACAACAACTTGAACAGGTAAATCAGATCATGTTCTGACGGTACGTCAGTGTCATGGTCCTATTGAAGGTAAGAAAATGGGTCGAACTGTAATGGTGTAATATTGAAATCACGAAACCTGTAACAAAATGTCATCTTGCACACCAAATATATTTGTCAAGCAAAAcacaatgttagtaagattttgcgGAGCTAGACAACACAATGTGGTACTGATGGTAAGAGATTTGtggagccagacgataaaatgtagcactgtttccaagatttttgttgaggcaGACGATATAATGTAGCACTGTTTccaagatttttgttgaggcagacgatataatgtagcactgttggcaagatttttgttgtggcagacgataaaatgtaacattttttgtAAGAATTTAGTCTAGCAAtccaacattttattttaaatttcattattttagttttaaaccataatgtCAGTAGTCATGCTttacacaaaaatgaaaattcaccTGCGTTGGCAAACCATTTTatcaatcaaaaataaaataaatacaaactaaATATTGTCACTGCAGATTGTCGACTGCAGACGTTAATACTTGTCGACTGACATACATGCAATATTTTGAGCACATGGCATTTGGACATGTAATCATGAGCCTAGAAATGGGTCATAGGTGCCTGGAGgtttgcatatatatttacGGTATATTCAAATATGTATAACAATATTTACCTTAAATCGAAGCCTTGTTGTAACAATGAATGCTGCAAGTACTACTACAGCAAACACATAAAATGCAACACGATAATCACTGAATACCATTTGAATTCCACATTTAATATAAGTATGTCTGGTCATATTAATCAAAGCACCAACGGAGAATGaactgaaataaaagaaattaagTTATATTCTTATATTATTTTAGGTAACATGTAATATTTCAGGGTCAAATTTAGAGCTAAAATCAGGTAAATTGTAAGTGTATCTACGTTATATAAATGACCGATAAAACAATAGCAAAGTTAATgacaaattattcaaaaacaaaatggacTTGTTTATcatactttttaaaaagtaactAGCTTATCTGCACACCTACCGACAtgcctacctacccacccacccacccatccacccacccacccacctatctacctacctacctacctacctatctgtTTAGTCTAAGCTAACTAGTCAAACTATTAACTCAcaaaacaaccaaccaaccaaccaaccaatttaCTGAGTGACTTTATCATTGAATGATTACCTTACCGATGGAACAAAGAGACAAATCGAAATCGTCTAacttaaacaaacaaacaaacaaacaaacaaacaaacaaacaaacaaacaaacaaacagacaaacaaacaaacaaacaaacacacaaactaacaaacaaactgaaatatAATCCACTCTGTCAATCAAACTAACAATCGAAAATTATGTCTGAAATGTCGGTGTCATCAACACATGATATCTCATATTAAATGAAACCGCTTACCTGATACCAAGCCCTACTGAACCCCAAACTCTCTGGCTGCCATACTTGCTGTAATCTCCTTCTAAATTATCCAAGGCAGCGGTATCACCCAATGAAAAGGTAGGTGATTGCATTACTTCTCCAAAGGCAGTCAGGGTTGCAAGGATAGCAAATACACGTATCAGATCTTGTGGGTCATACAGCCAACTTGTGTCTGATGGGTTGGTCAGTATGGCGATAGTAGATGCTATTTCACTGTCTGACGTTGTGTTCGCCTTCCCTTCTACATCATATTTTGAGAGTTTGTTCCTTTCTTTTGACCTTGTTGTTATTGCAGATGCTTGTAATTTATTGATGTTGTCGGATAATGCAAATCGTTTACTAATTATATTCTCATCAATAGCATTTTTAACTGTGTTTGAAGGGTTGTTGATTAATAAGGAAACGCTTCCCTCGTCCGAGTCTGATTTCTGCAGATATTCTTGAACCAAAGATGGCGGCAAAGGGCATTCAGCCTCGTTCGCAGGAGGAACAAATCCAATCGCACAAAGTAGACCAAGCCATGCGGATAGCGACATCAGAAGAACCAGCCGTCTTGCACGGTATTTATCAGCAATAGCTCCCCACACTATACCACCAATAAAACCGACAAATGGCCGAATACCGCCGAGAATGCCAATCTGTGTTGGATTTAAACCGAGTTGTTTATAATATACTGTCAGGTACGGAAACACCGCTCCAATACCTCCGAAGAAAAACAAGTAGAATAGTTTTACAGGAAGAAGTCGTGTATTAATATTACAACCCTTGTACGTCCGTTTACTTTGATTTATAGCATCCTCGTTCTCGCCATCCtccaatgttttgttttcctttggTTCCTCCGATAGTAATGTTTTCATTGACATCGTGTTTGTGCTGTTATATCGAGATTAAAAATAAAGACAAGGACATTAAGGTTATGGAACAGCTGTAGACTATCACGCGtcgtaaatatatgtaatacatacatacatacatacatacatacatacatacatacatacatacatacatacatacatacatacatacctatctacctacctacctacctacacacacacacacacacatacatacatacatacatacatacatacatacatacatacatacctatctacctacctacctacacacacacacatacatacatacatacatacatacatacatacatacattcatacatacatacatacatacatacatacatacatacatacatacatacatacatacatacatacacatatacctacctacctgcataCATaaatacctacctacctacatacatacatacatacatatacatacatacatacatacatacatacatacatacatacatacacacacatacatacatacatacatacatacatacatacatacatatatacatacttgcAGAACTTTACACTATAACAtgtcattatttcataattctCGATTTTTTGAAGAATCAGAAATGAATTACTTACTTCCGTGTCACTGCCTCCATGAAGTAAAGTGAAAAAAGCTTGTACAGTATTTATAACACAAATTCCAATAATGATTACAGGAGCTACGTCATCCCTCAAAGTGAATGCGATATCATTTGGAATGCTGAATTTGTTCGCTGTCAGAGAAGCACTTTCATCTGATGTTATGCAAATGCCAGCCTCTTTacagaataaaacaaaaaaaccagACAATGTAACATTAATTGTAGCAGTTTTGGAACTGCGTGTCATCCTTGCTGGTAGAACGCACCATATGGTGTtcgaacagaaaaaaaaacccgTTGGCGTTATTTATTCACTCCAACGAATAACATGTCTGATAGTCGGATCACCTCCTAACAGTCGAACATGCTAGCATGTTGTACCATTTGTGAACACTATTTCGTAAATAATAGCATTTAGTTATTTGCCAGTTGTCATTTTTACTCGGTCTGATTACACAATtttgatcacgtgatacaactgACCTTCATCTTCATGTAATTATGCATTTTAATGTTAACTTATACAatccaaatttgcatatctggtatctatatatatacaacaaagGTCAATGTGCCGTTCTGTTATGATGAATACTCATGTTataattacataggtgccatgcatagtggggatgtagaagtagtcaagttgatatgttgattatcagttagaaaataaataattgcagCCATTATAAAATCGTCACGTTCATGTGTAATATTTTCTCTAGAACCCAGTTTCTACTGCAGTTTAAAAGAATAgaaatgcttatcagtgttcaatgtgactgggtaaaggatcctgctgtgtttattgtgtctctgttattgttagtctagagttgaaatatgtctagctctgtcaGAAACGTAATGTtctatgagtgaaacaccaaacctacgtCATTTTAGCTGTTAGCCTCCATCTTTCTTTTAATAATGTTATTAGTTATTGATATTATCGAGATTGATTATTTAGAGAAcactttaatataatataactaatatttaaaaaataatatattgaaCATAATgaagagaaaatgaaatatcaatgtttaaTATCATTTATTGATCATTGAATCCAATTCTAGATTTGGTGATAGAGAATTCgttttataatatttattgtaataaaTTCACTTAGTTTAGTTATCAaatattgacgatattaaatatataataagttAGATATTGTATTATTAAACCTCGTCATGTACGTTTACATTTATatgtttttaattatttttcacCCTGAAtgtaactttgaatattttattagaTTTTAGGAAATTAGTAATCATAACTGCtaagtatattttattatttcattactgAAGGTAttagattttaaaaatgaattgacTGTGAAGTCGGCATTGTCGTTGGAATAATCTTTACACATATAAAGGCATATTAGAGACTGACAACTGATTACTGTGAAGCATTGCAACTAAAACCACGAATACAGCCACACAATGTCTCCTATTACATGTCTTAGATGTATCTTGGTATCTGTATTGCTGATCAATGTTGGACGTTCAGGTAAGGTTGTACACCGAGATaggttatgtgtgtgtgtgtgtgtgtgtgtgtgtgtgtgtgtgtgtgtgtgtgtgtgtgtgtgtgtgtgtgtgtgtgcgtgggtgtgggtgtgtcgGTTATATGGAAATGTAACAAACATTTAGCGATAGTGTAACGTTAATATTGCATCTCAGTCTTTGAAAATAACCAATCAAACAACTGTAGAACACGTTAAACTTACCATcgtgtaagtaagaagagtgtcgttcagtttgactctaccaaacagcataggttttccccgggtacagACGGGACTGATTTCCTCCTGCATAAACACTGGTCTGaccccatgagggatggccgtCACTGTATTTCTTGGAAGACAAGTGTTTGTtttccagtataaataaaattaaGATTATCAGGAGAATAGCCTCATTGAACATATCAATCATTATAACCTATTAACAGAGATCTGCTACTGTGACAAACTAGATTTTGCCTAGTTTGAATAATCTTAACAATTTGGTATATAAAGCTTACATGAGTTTACCACAGAACAAACTAATTTAGTACTTGATGGCTTACAAAACATAAGGAATTCCTGAATTCCATGCTGTTATTGTTCTTTCTAAATCATTGGTAGTTATTTTTAAACGTCCCTACAACGATTCTTTAAGGTTATAACAAACACGCAGTTAGAAGTAGACTTACACTTTTGGAGTAAAACGTGTTTTTCGTCAGAACTATAGAAAACTTTGGAACAGAACGAAATAGTTGTATTATGTATTGCTAGGCGTTATGGCTGctctgataagataacactaatagaGACCAAAGTGGTGTCgtgatggtcgaatggttagtggctggcttggaatctgcggGTTGAAGGTTCGAGTCCCATTGCtgtcgtttgtttctgaatggctaaagtcattGGGAATGATTGGACCCACGACTGTGCCtcctggtaggatagagtttgcaatgtgaatgcttcaCTCCTATgtacttataaaggctgcaatggattttaTGTTCCACATAGAGTTGATGACGTATAAAGGACTTTTTGTGCCGTTATAGATCCGTGCCGCTGTTCAAAAGCACT
This portion of the Glandiceps talaboti chromosome 19, keGlaTala1.1, whole genome shotgun sequence genome encodes:
- the LOC144450092 gene encoding major facilitator superfamily domain-containing protein 6-like, translated to MSMKTLLSEEPKENKTLEDGENEDAINQSKRTYKGCNINTRLLPVKLFYLFFFGGIGAVFPYLTVYYKQLGLNPTQIGILGGIRPFVGFIGGIVWGAIADKYRARRLVLLMSLSAWLGLLCAIGFVPPANEAECPLPPSLVQEYLQKSDSDEGSVSLLINNPSNTVKNAIDENIISKRFALSDNINKLQASAITTRSKERNKLSKYDVEGKANTTSDSEIASTIAILTNPSDTSWLYDPQDLIRVFAILATLTAFGEVMQSPTFSLGDTAALDNLEGDYSKYGSQRVWGSVGLGISSFSVGALINMTRHTYIKCGIQMVFSDYRVAFYVFAVVVLAAFIVTTRLRFKDHDTDVPSEHDLIYLFKLLCTVNHISVLMVSFFMGTSTGLIFGFLYWHLENIGASQLLMGTASLVDTTSEIGTFFISHHIIATVGHIGILCLGLASYIIRFIAYAYLSNPWWVLPVEILQGISFAASWVALTSYMALVVPCDSFATVQGILHGAYWGLGLGVGSIVGGLFIDSYGAVKTFIGFAFANCVILLLFIIVQWLSPKPEFLKEDYTKINGSLKYSNEENSNGNEIKSK